One window of Hymenobacter sp. BRD128 genomic DNA carries:
- a CDS encoding GEVED domain-containing protein, translating into MFPPLRSWVSQLAGLSLLLLPALGRAQCPGAAVCTPGKASNALASAYNMGIYNVTLGSINNTTPGYIDGYKDYSCATTGAVSTSLTVSTPTAISIKNGTVAAENVRVWIDYNNDGTFGTDELAFSSDNKLLHTGTVTPPATATLGVPLRLRVASDYANAAVPTACSTPQYSQDEDYSVILAANVNKPAAAFTQDATTTCSGQVQFTDQSTNVPTSWSWNFGDGSTSTQQNPRHTYAAAGTYQVTLTAANAAGSSTSAPTAITYNPVVPLAATACPGLPATGYCCNYGIVRVRLGTIDNTSADGSAGYQDFTCGQRTTLSAGAPYSLIINTGGTRTHDVRAWLDLNNDGTFSATEKLAEALITTSPTLGFTVPATAMLNQPLRLRLVADASGTFPQPCAAPTSGQVEDYTVTVVPNTNPPTAAFTSTYVAGACTSPANTYTFTDQSTNGPTAWQWSFSPSAGVTFVNGTSASSPNPQVAFSTAGYYSVTLRATNAYGSNTLTQPNYLLIQVPCLAYCAASGGYATGAASSLWVTNVSVSAGASGGAAFSNTSGNSAGGYTFFSGQSVALTGGTTQTISVTTNLNKAHRTTIWVDYNRDGVFANTTGTGGELVYNGITAAATAAVAAAIPSGVGTTRLRVVVTQNNNTPNPCLTNQGEAEVEDYPVNVATPLATRESQALPALTVSPNPTANGLVQVQVSAAGATGFYTVQVTNVLGATLLSQPLRLGTAAPASLDLSALPAGLYLLRLTDAQGQTALRRVVRQ; encoded by the coding sequence ATGTTTCCACCTCTACGTTCGTGGGTTAGCCAGCTGGCCGGGCTGAGCTTATTGCTGCTGCCGGCGCTGGGCCGGGCGCAGTGCCCCGGGGCCGCCGTCTGCACGCCCGGCAAGGCCAGCAATGCGCTGGCTTCGGCCTATAATATGGGCATTTATAACGTGACGCTGGGCAGTATTAACAACACCACGCCCGGCTATATCGATGGTTATAAAGACTATAGCTGCGCCACTACCGGGGCCGTGAGCACCAGCCTGACGGTGAGCACGCCCACCGCCATCAGCATTAAAAACGGCACCGTGGCCGCCGAAAACGTGCGGGTGTGGATAGACTACAACAACGACGGCACCTTTGGCACCGATGAACTAGCCTTTAGCTCGGATAATAAGCTGCTGCACACGGGCACCGTCACGCCGCCCGCCACGGCTACGCTGGGCGTGCCGCTGCGCCTGCGCGTGGCCTCCGACTACGCCAACGCGGCCGTGCCCACGGCCTGCTCGACGCCGCAATACTCGCAGGATGAAGACTATAGCGTGATACTGGCGGCCAACGTAAACAAGCCCGCAGCAGCCTTCACCCAGGATGCTACCACTACCTGCTCGGGCCAGGTGCAGTTTACCGACCAGAGCACCAACGTGCCCACCAGCTGGAGCTGGAATTTTGGCGATGGCAGCACCAGCACCCAGCAAAACCCGCGGCATACCTACGCCGCCGCCGGCACCTACCAGGTGACCCTGACCGCTGCCAACGCGGCCGGCAGCAGCACCAGCGCCCCCACGGCCATTACCTACAACCCGGTGGTGCCCCTGGCGGCCACCGCCTGCCCCGGCCTGCCGGCCACCGGCTACTGCTGCAACTACGGCATCGTGCGGGTACGGCTGGGCACCATCGACAATACCTCGGCCGACGGCAGCGCGGGCTACCAGGATTTTACCTGCGGGCAGCGCACTACGCTCAGCGCAGGGGCGCCTTATTCGCTGATTATCAACACCGGCGGCACCCGCACCCACGATGTGCGCGCCTGGCTCGACCTCAACAACGACGGCACCTTCAGCGCCACTGAGAAGCTGGCCGAGGCCCTGATTACCACCAGCCCCACCCTCGGCTTTACGGTGCCCGCTACGGCTATGCTCAACCAGCCGCTGCGCCTGCGCCTGGTGGCCGATGCCAGCGGCACGTTTCCGCAGCCCTGCGCGGCGCCTACTTCGGGCCAGGTAGAGGACTATACCGTGACGGTGGTGCCCAATACCAACCCGCCAACGGCCGCCTTTACCTCGACCTACGTGGCCGGGGCCTGCACTTCGCCGGCCAATACCTATACCTTTACCGACCAGAGTACTAATGGCCCCACCGCCTGGCAGTGGAGCTTTAGCCCGAGCGCGGGCGTTACGTTTGTGAACGGCACCTCGGCTAGCTCGCCAAATCCGCAGGTAGCCTTCAGCACGGCCGGCTACTACTCGGTAACGCTGCGCGCCACCAATGCCTACGGCAGCAACACGCTCACGCAGCCCAATTACCTGCTCATTCAGGTGCCTTGCCTGGCCTATTGCGCAGCGAGCGGTGGCTATGCCACGGGCGCGGCCAGCTCGCTCTGGGTTACCAACGTGAGCGTGAGCGCGGGGGCCAGCGGCGGGGCAGCGTTCAGCAACACTTCGGGCAATTCGGCGGGCGGCTACACTTTCTTTAGCGGGCAAAGCGTGGCACTGACTGGGGGCACCACCCAAACTATCAGCGTGACGACCAACCTCAATAAGGCGCACCGCACCACCATCTGGGTCGATTATAACCGCGATGGCGTGTTTGCGAATACCACCGGCACGGGCGGCGAGCTGGTGTACAATGGCATTACCGCGGCGGCTACCGCGGCGGTGGCTGCCGCCATTCCGAGCGGCGTGGGTACCACCCGCCTGCGCGTAGTTGTGACCCAGAACAACAACACCCCCAACCCCTGCCTCACCAACCAGGGCGAGGCTGAGGTAGAAGACTACCCTGTGAACGTAGCCACCCCCCTAGCCACCCGCGAAAGCCAGGCCCTGCCTGCCCTCACGGTGAGCCCCAACCCTACTGCCAACGGCCTGGTACAGGTGCAGGTGAGCGCAGCCGGCGCCACTGGCTTCTACACCGTGCAAGTAACTAACGTGCTAGGCGCGACGCTACTTAGCCAGCCGCTACGCCTGGGCACAGCCGCCCCGGCTAGCCTCGACCTGAGCGCCCTGCCGGCCGGCCTCTACCTGCTGCGCCTCACCGACGCGCAGGGCCAGACGGCCCTGCGCCGCGTGGTACGCCAGTAG
- a CDS encoding NYN domain-containing protein, giving the protein MSAFTTFPAAPASPYAAVFIDFENVYYFLKNHYLDPHDPHDYALDLVRALRDALKRELGLDSLVLNAYADFDKIPTGPQGPLYLMGVSTRNVLGTDHKNAADMQLCIDALEVLYTRPAIGTFVLVAGDRDYIPVLQHLRRQARQVKVVGFRESVSGDLLQMLGQEHFIDARALLPAERLQALEDHRAARLRQGEEVRRLREQGLAGVQPPAARQATQEVASLPAAQAEGGASPAAPVPYRASAPARPGMLEQLLQEPPATFAPIRRITRTDERRVLEFLLQQVQKFGSQQATPEIWASPFLRRLTDVLPELPDWERRQLLNQLRDAGAVRLEKREGEPHPFSVILVNYQHPDVRELNPGPVEDKPMG; this is encoded by the coding sequence ATGTCTGCCTTCACTACTTTCCCGGCGGCACCAGCTTCGCCCTACGCGGCTGTTTTTATTGATTTTGAGAATGTGTATTACTTTCTCAAAAACCACTACCTCGACCCGCACGACCCGCACGACTATGCCCTCGACCTAGTGCGCGCGCTGCGCGATGCGCTGAAGCGCGAGCTGGGCCTCGACTCGCTGGTGCTCAATGCCTACGCCGACTTCGACAAGATTCCGACCGGCCCGCAGGGTCCGCTCTACCTCATGGGCGTGAGCACGCGCAACGTGCTGGGCACCGACCATAAAAACGCGGCCGATATGCAGCTCTGCATCGATGCGCTGGAGGTGCTATACACCCGGCCCGCCATCGGCACTTTCGTGCTGGTGGCCGGCGACCGCGACTACATTCCGGTGTTGCAGCACCTGCGGCGGCAGGCCCGGCAGGTAAAGGTGGTGGGCTTCCGCGAAAGCGTATCGGGCGACCTGCTGCAGATGCTGGGGCAAGAGCATTTTATTGATGCCCGCGCCCTGCTGCCCGCCGAGCGCTTGCAGGCGCTCGAAGACCACCGCGCGGCCCGCCTGCGCCAGGGGGAGGAGGTGCGCCGCCTGCGCGAGCAAGGGCTAGCGGGTGTGCAGCCGCCCGCCGCCCGGCAGGCGACCCAGGAGGTGGCTAGCCTACCCGCCGCCCAGGCTGAAGGTGGGGCTAGCCCCGCTGCGCCGGTCCCTTATCGCGCCAGTGCCCCAGCCCGGCCCGGCATGCTCGAGCAGCTGTTGCAGGAGCCGCCGGCCACGTTTGCGCCCATTCGGCGCATCACGCGCACGGACGAGCGCCGCGTACTAGAATTTCTTTTGCAGCAAGTGCAAAAATTTGGTAGCCAGCAGGCTACGCCTGAAATATGGGCCAGCCCTTTTCTGCGCCGCCTCACCGACGTGCTGCCCGAGCTGCCCGATTGGGAGCGCCGCCAGCTGCTCAACCAGCTGCGCGATGCCGGGGCGGTGCGCCTCGAAAAGCGCGAGGGTGAGCCGCACCCGTTCTCGGTTATCCTCGTCAACTACCAGCACCCCGACGTGCGCGAGCTCAACCCCGGCCCCGTCGAAGATAAGCCGATGGGCTAG
- a CDS encoding gliding motility-associated C-terminal domain-containing protein, with product MSTYRATGGTAPVVRWRVVGGTFVGSNTGSTVQVNWTKAGTGTLVAKGVSSYGCLTDSVAQSVTVAPAGALTVTGTLSTCQGGSVSLAVAGGTAPYTLTDGSGTTQTGAGPFTVTPTATTTYTITSGAMVLGCTASQQATVTVLPLPVANVGLPTRTTCTGVPITLGAAPVAGYTYSWSPSTGLGSSTAPNPTLTLTNTTGAPITTTYTLTVTNTATGCVGTGTVAVTVNPGATAAAGPAQAVCDRSTITLGSAALPGYTYQWTPATNLSSATAAQPVLTGVNATSAPLVQQYVVLATTALGCSSKDSVLITINPRPAADTISGPRSVCPTVTGIAYSIKNPRATAYQWTVTGGTIASGQGSANITVNWGTAGAGAVRAVATNAVGCQSDAFTLPVIINQQLQTAKPTGPTSVCQADGPYFYQTLLANGSSYSWQLSGTAQGTLVNNLNTTSIRFTTAGLAKLVVTETSNPAGGICRGVSDTLYITVKPSPLTTLTIQGPARFCVNSGPQTYTLPGASGSTYVFQLNGAVIANVNGTVTIPASTAVGTYTLTARETNAGGCAGPLYTKQFTVDPRPGALTISGPRFVCPAALSLTYTVVNAVATSTFQWTVTGGTIASGQGSATITVSFPAGATANATVSVTETSQYGCAGAPVAITVVPDNAQAPQLTLASVVATDNTKVTLTFAVASPANTPNPVRVLRRDAGSTGTFAQVGTVAATATAFVDATANAAQTAYEYSLALTNGCGDVLTAPVSHTTVLLKALATPGPGGRNQGSTHLTWTAYRGFTVAGYRLYQQLDNGGYQLINNFGASTLLADVSNTMQASSGLGFNQCFRIVAFSADAVPRESNSNTSCVDFANKTAFYNIITPNGDGQNDVLIIDNVQLYPGNSLAVFNRWGREVYNATNYNNTSTVWGADPGIAAGVYYYLFKLPDGTATKGWVEVVK from the coding sequence GTGAGCACGTACCGGGCTACCGGCGGTACGGCGCCCGTCGTGCGCTGGCGCGTGGTGGGCGGCACTTTTGTGGGAAGCAACACCGGCAGCACGGTGCAGGTAAACTGGACCAAGGCCGGCACCGGCACCCTCGTGGCGAAAGGCGTTTCAAGCTACGGCTGCCTTACCGACTCGGTAGCGCAGTCGGTAACCGTGGCCCCGGCCGGCGCGCTCACCGTGACCGGTACCCTGAGCACCTGCCAGGGCGGCAGCGTATCCCTGGCCGTGGCCGGCGGCACGGCCCCCTACACCCTCACCGATGGCAGCGGCACTACCCAGACCGGCGCCGGACCGTTCACCGTGACGCCCACCGCCACCACTACCTATACCATTACAAGCGGCGCAATGGTCCTCGGCTGCACGGCCAGCCAGCAAGCAACAGTAACGGTGCTGCCGCTACCCGTGGCCAACGTAGGCCTGCCCACCCGCACCACCTGCACGGGCGTACCCATCACGCTCGGTGCGGCGCCGGTGGCGGGCTATACTTACAGCTGGAGCCCCAGCACCGGCCTCGGCAGCAGCACCGCCCCCAACCCCACGCTGACGCTGACCAATACCACCGGCGCGCCCATTACGACGACCTACACGCTGACCGTAACCAACACGGCCACCGGCTGCGTGGGCACCGGCACCGTGGCCGTAACCGTGAACCCCGGCGCCACGGCCGCCGCCGGCCCGGCCCAGGCCGTGTGCGACCGCAGCACCATCACGCTAGGGTCGGCCGCCCTACCCGGCTACACCTACCAGTGGACGCCCGCCACCAACCTCAGCAGCGCCACCGCGGCCCAGCCCGTGCTCACGGGCGTGAACGCGACCAGCGCGCCCCTCGTGCAGCAGTACGTGGTGCTGGCCACCACCGCGCTAGGGTGCTCCAGCAAAGACTCGGTGCTGATTACCATTAACCCGCGCCCGGCGGCCGATACTATCAGCGGGCCGCGCTCGGTGTGCCCCACCGTCACGGGCATTGCGTATTCGATTAAAAATCCGCGTGCTACCGCCTACCAGTGGACCGTAACGGGCGGCACCATCGCCAGCGGCCAGGGCTCGGCCAACATTACCGTGAACTGGGGCACGGCCGGCGCGGGCGCCGTGCGCGCCGTGGCAACCAACGCCGTGGGCTGCCAGTCCGATGCCTTCACGCTGCCCGTCATCATCAACCAGCAGCTGCAAACGGCCAAGCCCACCGGCCCCACCAGCGTGTGCCAGGCCGATGGCCCCTACTTCTACCAAACGCTGCTGGCCAACGGCTCGTCGTACTCGTGGCAGCTCTCCGGCACGGCCCAGGGCACGCTGGTTAATAACTTGAATACTACCAGTATTCGCTTTACTACGGCGGGGCTAGCCAAGCTTGTGGTGACGGAAACTAGCAACCCGGCCGGCGGCATCTGCCGGGGCGTGAGCGATACACTCTACATCACCGTGAAGCCCTCGCCGCTGACCACGCTCACCATCCAGGGGCCGGCCCGCTTTTGCGTAAACAGCGGCCCGCAGACCTACACCCTGCCCGGCGCCAGCGGCTCGACCTACGTGTTTCAGCTCAATGGCGCAGTCATCGCCAACGTTAATGGCACCGTAACCATCCCGGCCAGCACGGCCGTGGGCACTTACACCCTCACCGCCCGCGAAACCAACGCCGGCGGCTGCGCCGGCCCGCTGTATACCAAGCAGTTTACGGTAGACCCGCGGCCCGGCGCGCTCACCATTAGCGGGCCGCGCTTCGTGTGCCCGGCCGCGCTCAGCCTCACCTACACCGTGGTGAACGCGGTGGCCACCTCCACTTTCCAGTGGACCGTGACGGGCGGCACCATCGCCAGCGGCCAGGGCTCGGCTACTATCACGGTGAGCTTCCCGGCCGGCGCCACTGCCAACGCTACCGTGAGCGTGACCGAAACCTCGCAGTATGGCTGCGCCGGCGCGCCGGTGGCTATTACGGTAGTGCCCGACAATGCCCAGGCCCCGCAGCTCACGCTAGCCTCGGTGGTAGCTACCGACAATACCAAGGTAACGCTCACCTTCGCCGTGGCTAGCCCCGCCAACACGCCCAACCCCGTGCGCGTGCTGCGCCGCGACGCGGGCAGCACCGGCACCTTCGCGCAGGTGGGCACGGTGGCGGCCACCGCCACCGCCTTCGTCGATGCCACCGCCAACGCCGCCCAAACGGCCTACGAGTATTCGCTAGCCCTCACCAACGGCTGCGGCGACGTGCTCACGGCGCCCGTCTCGCACACCACCGTGCTGCTGAAGGCCCTGGCCACGCCCGGCCCCGGCGGCCGCAACCAGGGCTCGACGCACCTCACCTGGACGGCCTACCGGGGCTTCACGGTGGCCGGCTACCGCCTCTACCAGCAGCTCGACAACGGTGGCTACCAGTTAATTAACAACTTCGGCGCTAGCACCTTGCTGGCCGATGTGAGCAACACCATGCAGGCCAGCAGCGGCCTGGGTTTCAACCAATGCTTCCGCATCGTGGCCTTCTCGGCCGATGCCGTGCCGCGCGAGTCGAACTCGAACACCAGCTGCGTAGACTTCGCCAACAAAACGGCGTTCTACAATATCATCACGCCCAACGGCGACGGCCAGAACGACGTGCTTATCATCGACAACGTGCAGCTCTACCCCGGCAACTCGCTGGCCGTGTTCAACCGCTGGGGACGCGAGGTCTACAACGCCACCAACTACAACAACACCAGCACCGTGTGGGGCGCCGACCCCGGCATCGCGGCCGGCGTGTACTACTACCTCTTCAAGCTGCCCGATGGCACCGCCACCAAGGGCTGGGTAGAAGTGGTGAAGTAG
- the thiL gene encoding thiamine-phosphate kinase → MSDLTPLSQLGEFGLIRRLQRDITLTQPSTVLGIGDDAAILAPPAGQEVVVSTDMLVEGVHFDLSFSPLRHLGYKAVAVNVSDVAAMFATPTQVVVGLSLPSRFTVEAVEELYAGMRLACEAYGVDLVGGDTTGSRGGLVISVTALGLAEAGQAVRRSGGKPTDILCVSGDLGGAYLGLQVLEREKQAFLADPDTQPELENYNYVVQRQLKPEARLDVVHELRELGVHPTAMIDISDGLASEVLHLCAASGTGARVFSEYLPLANPTLEAAAEFNLDPITAALNGGEDYELLFTIPVADHAKIKNHPDITVIGHLTEHNDAVNLITKGGQAVPLRAQGFNHF, encoded by the coding sequence ATGTCTGATTTAACGCCCCTTTCCCAGCTCGGTGAGTTTGGCCTCATCCGCCGCTTGCAGCGCGATATTACCCTTACCCAGCCCAGCACCGTGCTGGGCATCGGCGACGACGCGGCCATTCTGGCCCCGCCGGCCGGGCAGGAAGTCGTGGTTTCGACCGATATGCTGGTCGAGGGCGTGCACTTCGACTTGTCGTTTTCGCCCCTGCGCCACCTCGGCTACAAGGCCGTGGCCGTGAACGTGTCGGACGTGGCTGCCATGTTTGCTACGCCCACCCAGGTAGTAGTGGGCCTGAGCCTACCCAGTCGCTTCACCGTGGAGGCCGTCGAAGAATTATACGCTGGCATGCGGCTAGCCTGCGAAGCCTACGGCGTAGACCTAGTGGGCGGCGACACTACTGGTAGCCGGGGCGGCCTGGTTATCAGCGTCACGGCACTGGGGCTGGCCGAGGCCGGCCAGGCCGTGCGCCGCTCGGGCGGTAAGCCCACCGATATTCTGTGCGTGAGCGGCGACCTCGGCGGCGCCTACCTGGGCCTGCAAGTGCTGGAGCGCGAAAAGCAAGCCTTCCTGGCCGACCCCGACACCCAGCCCGAGCTCGAAAACTACAACTACGTGGTGCAGCGCCAGCTCAAGCCCGAGGCGCGCCTCGACGTGGTGCACGAGCTGCGCGAGCTGGGCGTGCACCCCACCGCCATGATTGACATCTCCGACGGGCTAGCCTCCGAGGTGCTGCACCTGTGCGCCGCCAGCGGCACCGGCGCCCGCGTCTTCAGCGAATACCTGCCCCTGGCCAACCCCACGCTCGAAGCCGCGGCCGAGTTTAACCTCGACCCCATCACGGCGGCCCTCAACGGCGGCGAGGACTACGAGCTGCTTTTCACCATCCCGGTCGCCGACCACGCCAAGATTAAAAACCACCCCGACATCACCGTCATCGGCCACCTCACCGAGCACAATGATGCGGTGAATTTGATAACGAAAGGTGGCCAGGCCGTGCCATTGCGGGCGCAGGGCTTCAATCACTTCTAG
- the rlmD gene encoding 23S rRNA (uracil(1939)-C(5))-methyltransferase RlmD, with protein MPSKATKLANSIPPEALLNVEIQDMVAEGKCLVRINNLVVFVNQVAPGDVVDLRISKAHKRFMEATPTKYHKYSELRTEPFCQHFGTCGGCKWQHISYDAQLNYKHQQVEDTMLRIGKVEIPEVRRILASPERKYYRNKLEYTFSFMGWLTEEQIKDETAQYDRRVLGFHTPGRFDKIIDVEHCHLQPEPSNEIRLFIRDYARENMLRFGNIIKQTGLLRNLIIRTAESTGETMVILQCYRQHQAIEPLLDAVYAKFPQITSLNYVLNDKGNETFHDLEVVCYKGKPYIEEEMEGLRFRIGSKSFYQTNSAGAYNLYKVAREFAEIKPTDLVYDLYTGAGTIANFVARQAARVVGVEYVEQAVLDARVNSEINGLTNTEFFAGDMKDMLTEAFTSHHGHPDVIITDPPRAGMHEDVVKRLVELRAPRVVYISCNPATQARDLELLDEVYKVTRVQPVDMFPHTHHVENVVLLELK; from the coding sequence ATGCCCAGCAAAGCCACCAAACTCGCCAACTCTATCCCGCCCGAAGCCCTCCTCAACGTCGAAATCCAGGATATGGTGGCCGAAGGCAAATGCCTGGTTCGAATAAATAACCTCGTCGTTTTCGTGAACCAAGTGGCCCCCGGCGACGTGGTGGATTTGCGCATCAGCAAGGCCCACAAGCGGTTTATGGAGGCCACGCCCACCAAGTACCACAAGTACTCCGAGCTGCGCACCGAGCCGTTTTGCCAGCACTTTGGTACCTGCGGCGGCTGCAAGTGGCAGCACATCAGCTACGACGCCCAGCTCAACTACAAGCACCAGCAGGTAGAAGACACCATGCTGCGCATCGGCAAGGTTGAGATTCCCGAAGTACGCCGCATCCTGGCCTCGCCCGAGCGCAAGTACTACCGCAACAAGCTCGAATACACGTTCAGCTTCATGGGCTGGCTCACCGAAGAGCAGATTAAGGACGAAACCGCGCAGTACGACCGCCGGGTGCTGGGCTTCCACACGCCGGGCCGCTTCGACAAGATTATCGACGTGGAGCACTGCCACTTGCAGCCCGAGCCGAGCAACGAAATCCGCCTCTTCATCCGCGACTATGCCCGCGAGAACATGCTGCGTTTCGGCAACATCATCAAGCAAACCGGGCTGCTGCGCAACCTCATCATCCGCACCGCCGAGAGCACCGGCGAAACGATGGTGATTCTGCAATGCTACCGCCAGCACCAGGCCATCGAGCCGCTGCTCGATGCGGTGTACGCGAAGTTTCCGCAGATTACCTCGCTCAACTACGTGCTCAACGACAAGGGCAACGAGACCTTCCACGACCTCGAAGTGGTGTGCTACAAGGGCAAGCCCTACATCGAGGAGGAGATGGAAGGCCTGCGCTTCCGCATCGGCTCCAAGTCGTTTTACCAAACCAACTCGGCCGGCGCCTACAACCTCTACAAGGTGGCCCGCGAGTTTGCCGAAATCAAGCCTACCGACCTCGTGTACGACCTCTACACCGGCGCCGGCACCATCGCCAACTTCGTGGCGCGCCAGGCCGCTAGGGTCGTCGGCGTGGAGTACGTGGAGCAGGCCGTGCTCGACGCCCGCGTGAACTCGGAAATCAACGGCTTGACCAACACCGAGTTTTTCGCCGGCGATATGAAGGATATGCTTACCGAGGCCTTCACCAGCCACCACGGCCACCCCGACGTCATCATCACCGACCCGCCCCGCGCCGGCATGCACGAAGATGTGGTGAAGCGCCTCGTGGAGCTGCGCGCCCCCCGCGTCGTCTACATCAGCTGCAACCCCGCCACCCAGGCGCGGGATTTAGAATTGCTCGACGAGGTATATAAAGTGACCCGTGTGCAGCCGGTGGATATGTTCCCGCACACCCACCACGTGGAGAATGTGGTGCTGCTGGAGTTGAAGTAA
- a CDS encoding SDR family oxidoreductase — translation MTTSVVLITGGTSGIGRACALEFGRAGARVVITGRDAARLAATAAELTAAGIQHRTVQGDVGVLADANRAVADTIAAFGRLDVLMNNAGLSMRARFADVDVQVLEQLMQTNFFGTVYTTKAALPYLLESKGTIVGISSIAGYRGLPGRTGYSASKFAMNGFLEALRTELLPQGVNVLTAAPGFTASNIRHTALLANGQPQHDTPRDEGKMMTSEEVAQHLRRAVAQRQRTLVLTGQGKLTVFLNKWLPGLTDKLVLNNFRKEEGDF, via the coding sequence ATGACAACAAGCGTAGTTCTGATTACGGGTGGCACCTCGGGCATTGGCCGGGCCTGCGCCCTGGAGTTTGGCCGGGCCGGCGCCCGCGTGGTAATTACCGGCCGCGACGCGGCCAGGCTGGCCGCCACCGCCGCCGAGCTCACGGCCGCCGGCATTCAGCACCGCACGGTGCAGGGCGACGTGGGCGTGCTGGCCGATGCCAACCGCGCCGTGGCCGACACCATCGCCGCCTTTGGCCGCCTCGACGTACTCATGAACAATGCCGGCCTGAGCATGCGGGCCAGGTTTGCCGACGTAGACGTGCAAGTGCTGGAGCAGCTCATGCAAACCAATTTTTTCGGCACCGTGTACACCACCAAGGCCGCGCTGCCTTACCTGCTCGAAAGCAAGGGTACCATCGTGGGCATCAGCAGCATTGCCGGCTACCGCGGGCTGCCAGGCCGCACCGGCTACTCGGCCTCCAAGTTTGCCATGAACGGCTTTCTCGAAGCCCTGCGCACTGAGCTGCTGCCCCAGGGCGTGAACGTGCTCACGGCCGCGCCCGGCTTCACGGCCTCCAACATCCGCCACACTGCCCTGCTCGCCAACGGCCAGCCCCAGCACGACACCCCGCGCGACGAGGGCAAGATGATGACCTCTGAGGAAGTAGCCCAGCACCTGCGCCGGGCCGTGGCGCAGCGCCAGCGCACCCTCGTGCTCACGGGTCAGGGCAAACTGACCGTTTTTTTGAATAAATGGCTACCGGGCCTGACCGACAAGCTGGTACTAAATAATTTTCGCAAGGAGGAAGGCGATTTCTAA